In one window of Gouania willdenowi chromosome 8, fGouWil2.1, whole genome shotgun sequence DNA:
- the LOC114467831 gene encoding trinucleotide repeat-containing gene 6A protein-like isoform X2, with protein sequence MAPIRDSVSHSPNQTGLEHSGLDSQYEPSPWSSGSPCSSDGNSNWSKVLVDGSTDQPNHPSPAGSSVWPPPSSSFSCSSSSSSSGCGSGSDPELASECMDADSNSSVGSEKNLAAVAKTTAMMMSANVSSSVSSSPSSLTPAMMVCVSVNGDSNGNGRQMIGSMETVSSPNNVTGSPHLSVAGSNSIGSNNVNNQNKLSTNSSVWGTQPGSNAVSTSGNTPCINGGLNPNTLNPNANHGAWPLNTTPNPVAHGQRPLQKSNIGMASQQGSMLGWGESAAPDNSSIIGDTGVNNGTSSSSKMLGSGSGGPSTNLNNDHNGPNNTIMINTTNTTTNATMTSSAPNSTPSPQLVVDCSWGSIGGNTGVQLANGNPASASQQPQGELGGTGAFGTPWGAAPYPVDKGPSTSDTVNPQISSAAYKSNNNHNNTGASRWDQGPNSNPNQSQSNSSWGSGVTPIPGPAGQTSGNGNQMTMGPPAGIPRPWGSSTSSASSSSSSSSTSSIKMSNGDWESTGPGNNPSDAGSHKGNSANNGWKSLEDDAIGMGGGGGGGGGGSHALGSVSGGWGRSGGSEGSGESSGGRSSTDRDNQKGGHRRKIDNSASLLTSLANVDPRVLSNTGWGQTPVRQNTSWDVSSANKIPRLEERKPSSGGSSWNTAPTASSQSSGGWGGGRSSSTSDTGCSSWGEQRPNSGWDNKVPSNGGGGQSAWDDGSNYRNSSNTWNNKDDRSNTWTNAPKPQQSWGSSSGNESETWGVSGDANRGGASNHWGEPQKGGGSANWDSDSDRSGCWSEPSRTNTSSSNNRWVRSGGSNTPDQSTPSPSSNWGDQVHKPSPASSSQGWGEPIKNNHGSQNWGEPNPNSNEWGKGPESNISRGSQGPKPSGWLGGPIPTAGQKEEASTGWEEPSPESIRRKMEIDDGTSAWGNPGKPVGGSVTNWNKTSSSDQEAINSSQHPSYPTNSSMQPANQEKNSSMWSDTYVQQKESSTWEPAAPPMTVDNGTSAWGKPLDRKSSSSGWEEPNRDSREFSSGWGGQHKSAPGPKPMETWRGDDSSMGNSWDQEEEVEIGMWNNNQQENRSHDQNTWNYKQRGCNKMNKPLKQDEPWMKPFINQFNSMNFPRDSSDDSMKPGAGVAQDKRMDMGSMGDYNGMMGKTPGTRHQLHKESAMDRSSYYDKLSPSVYDSPASAELSSNRSLNLSPSNSAQSVPCLNPGSASSHCSSGTAQQNVNPMLGGSSVAQGRGGPLSQPPPQPNLRNQVPPPILPSQVPPSLLKYPGANGGLNPLFGPQQVAVLNQLSQLNQLSQLNQINQLQRLLLQQQQQQKVQNQRPMPIGRQTEPTRPIGSSLQPPRHLDPSLLKQAPPLKPYVDNYLSHNTPEMQKDTTALGPFSNFPLNLNSNLNVSLDLGIGGGNGSGASSYKEPPQSRLKKIWATDPLEQNSKSGAISSGLHLEDSSFYDFPTTGPSPLSPPGQSMGSVGDGWPPRANSPPPIGNTVTWPPEFRPGEPWKGYPNIDPETDPFVTPGSVINTLSINTVRDTDHLRDRNNGPSSSLNTTMPSNSAWSSIRASSHSGSLTSTAQSTSARPNDSKWSPGNSSVSNSSLAHELWKVPLPPKAMSVAAPSRPPPGLTSQKASSASSGWDGSTLRLGGWGSSESRYTPGERGGSPVCFPASYSPADGRATGVFRGSSWCDGSSSGRSQWLVLKNLTPQIDGSTLRTLCMQHGPLITFHLNLPHGNAVVCYSSKDEAAKAQKSLHMCVLGNTTILAEFASEEEINRFFAQGQSLATPSSSWQTIGSSQSRMDQSHPFPSRAPEPNQWNSSDLHSSSLWGGPNYSSSLWGNPGGTDAGRISSPSPISSFLPVDHLTGGGDSM encoded by the exons ATGGCTCCCATTCGGGATTCCGTCAGCCACTCCCCTAATCAAACAG GTTTGGAGCATTCTGGTCTGGACTCCCAGTATGAGCCTTCCCCTTGGTCTTCTGGCTCTCCTTGCAGCAGCGATGGAAACAGCAACTGGAGCAAAGTCCTCGTAGACGGAAGCACAGATCAACCCAATCACCCGTCTCCTGCCGGCTCGTCTGTCTGGCCTCCACCTTCCTCTTCATTTtcttgctcctcctcctcctcttcctctggtTGTGGGTCAGGATCAGACCCTGAGTTGGCATCAGAATGCATGGATGCAGATTCTAACTCTTCAGTTGGCTCAGAGAAAAATCTTGCCGCTGTTGCCAAGACAACAGCGATGATGATGTCAGCAAATGTTTCATCCTCTGTGTCTTCTTCCCCTTCTTCTTTGACTCCTGCAATGATGGTTTGCGTTTCTGTGAATGGAGATAGTAATGGCAACGGTCGTCAGATGATCGGAAGCATGGAAACCGTCAGCAGCCCAAATAATGTCACTGGATCCCCACACCTCTCTGTGGCTGGTTCCAACAGTATAGGCAGCAATAATGTGAATAACCAGAACAAGCTTTCCACTAACAGCAGTGTATGGGGTACCCAGCCTGGCAGCAATGCTGTTAGCACTAGTGGAAACACCCCATGCATAAACGGAGGGTTAAACCCAAACACTTTGAACCCAAATGCCAACCATGGTGCCTGGCCACTGAATACAACCCCAAACCCTGTGGCCCATGGCCAGCGGCCTCTACAGAAGTCCAATATAGGCATGGCTTCACAGCAGGGCTCCATGCTGGGCTGGGGTGAATCGGCAGCTCCAGACAACAGCAGTATAATAGGAGACACTGGGGTAAATAATGGTACATCAAGCAGCAGCAAGATGTTAGGAAGCGGCAGTGGCGGGCCGTCTACCAATCTTAACAATGATCACAATGGACCAAATAACACTATCATGATaaatactactaatactactactaacGCCACAATGACCTCTAGTGCACCTAACTCTACCCCTTCACCTCAACTCGTAGTGGATTGTTCTTGGGGATCCATTGGAGGAAATACTGGGGTTCAGCTCGCCAATGGAAACCCTGCCTCAGCCTCTCAGCAACCCCAAGGAGAGTTGGGAGGGACTGGAGCCTTTGGTACGCCTTGGGGAGCAGCTCCCTATCCTGTAGACAAGGGCCCCTCGACTTCAGACACTGTGAACCCCCAAATCTCGAGTGCTGCTTACAAGAGTAATAATAACCACAATAACACTGGGGCTTCACGATGGGACCAGGGTCCCAACAGTAACCCAAACCAGTCTCAAAGCAATTCGTCCTGGGGTTCTGGTGTGACTCCAATTCCAGGCCCTGCAGGCCAAACTTCAGGAAATGGAAACCAAATGACCATGGGCCCTCCAGCTGGGATACCTCGCCCCTGGGGCAGCAGCACATCCTCTGCTTCTTCGTCTTCCTCGTCATCATCCACATCCAGCATCAAGATGTCAAACGGAGACTGGGAGTCAACAGGTCCTGGTAACAACCCTTCAGATGCTGGAAGTCATAAAGGAAACTCTGCCAACAATGGCTGGAAAAGCCTGGAGGATGATGCCATAGGTatgggaggagggggaggaggaggaggaggaggaagccaTGCCTTAGGAAGTGTCAGTGGAGGCTGGGGGCGCTCTGGAGGAAGTGAAGGAAGTGGTGAGAGCTCTGGTGGTAGATCCAGCACAGACAGAGATAACCAAAAAGGAGGACATCGGAGAAAAATTGATAATTCAGCATCACTCTTGACATCTCTGGCCAACGTTGACCCGAGAGTCTTGTCCAACACTGGATGGGGACAGACGCCTGTACGGCAGAACACTTCCTGGGATGTCAGTTCTGCAAACAAGATTCCCAGATTAGAAGAAAGGAAGCCTAGTAGTGGCGGTTCCAGCTGGAACACAGCACCAACTGCTTCCTCCCAATCTTCTGGAG GCTGGGGAGGGGGCCGGAGCAGCTCCACTTCAGATACAGGATGCTCCAGCTGGGGAGAACAAAGACCAAACTCTGGGTGGGACAATAAAGTGCCATCCAATGGGGGAGGTGGGCAAAGTGCCTGGGATGATGGATCCAACTACAGAAATTCCAGTAACACCTGGAACAACAAAGACGACAG ATCCAACACCTGGACCAATGCACCTAAGCCACAGCAGAGCTGGGGTTCCAGTAGTGGAAATGAAAGTGAAACATGGGGTGTCAGTGGAGATGCTAACAGGGGAGGTGCAAGCAACCACTGGGGTGAACCCCAAAAAGGTGGAGGATCGGCGAACTGGGACAGCGACAGCGACCGCTCTGGTTGTTGGAGTGAGCCAAGTCGAACCAACACCAGCAGTAGCAACAACCGATGGGTCAGGAGCGGAGGGTCAAATACTCCAGATCAGAGCACTCCATCCCCCAGCTCCAACTGGGGAGACCAAGTACACAAACCCAGTCCTGCAAGTAGCAGTCAAGGTTGGGGTGAGCCAATAAAGAACAACCACGGATCCCAAAACTGGGGCGAGCCAAATCCGAACTCTAACGAATGGGGGAAAGGTCCTGAATCAAACATATCCAGGGGCAGTCAAGGACCCAAGCCTTCTG GCTGGTTGGGAGGCCCCATACCCACAGCAGGTCAAAAAGAGGAAGCGTCGACGGGATGGGAAGAACCTTCTCCTGAGTCTATCCGTCGAAAGATGGAAATCGATGATGGAACCTCTGCCTGGGGAAATCCCG GCAAACCTGTTGGTGGATCAGTCACCAATTGGAACAAGACTAGTTCATCAGACCAAGAGGCAATAAACTCCTCTCAACACCCGTCCTACCCCACAAACAGCTCCATGCAGCCAGCCAACCAGGAGAAAAACAGTTCAA TGTGGAGTGACACATACGTCCAGCAGAAGGAGTCTTCAACATGGGAGCCTGCTGCTCCTCCTATGACTGTAGACAACGGTACCTCCGCCTGGGGGAAGCCCTTAGACAGaaaaagcagcagcagtggcTGGGAAGAACCCAACAGAGACAGCAGAGAGTTTAGCTCTGGTTGGGGAGGCCAGCACAAGTCGG CTCCAGGTCCTAAACCCATGGAAACGTGGCGTGGCGATGATTCCTCCATGGGCAACAGCTGGGACCAAGAAGAGGAGGTGGAGATAGGCATGTGGAATAACAACCAACAGGAAAACAGATCCCATGACCAGAACACCTGGAACTACAAGCAGAGAGGCTGCAATAAG atgAACAAACCACTTAAACAGGATGAACCCTGGATGAAACCTTTCATCAACCAGTTCAACAGTATGAACTTTCCT AGAGACTCCTCTGATGACTCCATGAAGCCTGGCGCTGGAGTGGCTCAGGACAAACGTATGGACATGGGAAGTATGGGAGACTATAATGGGATGATGGGGAAAACCCCTGGGACTCGACATCAGCTTCACAAGGAGTCTGCCATGGATCGCAGCTCTTATTATGATAAG CTTTCACCCTCTGTTTATGATAGCCCAGCTTCTGCCGAACTTTCCTCCAATCGAAGCTTGAATCTTTCTCCTTCAAACTCTGCTCAGTCTGTCCCCTGTCTCAATCCTGGTTCGGCCTCTTCTCATTGTAGTTCAGGGACCGCTCAGCAG AATGTAAACCCGATGTTGGGTGGCAGCAGCGTAGCACAGGGCCGCGGCGGCCCATTGTCCCAGCCTCCTCCTCAGCCCAATCTTCGTAACCAAGTGCCTCCACCCATTCTGCCCTCTCAG GTCCCTCCATCTCTGCTGAAATACCCTGGAGCTAACGGAGGTCTGAACCCTCTGTTTGGCCCTCAGCAGGTGGCTGTTCTCAACCAACTTTCCCAACTAAACCAGCTGTCACAGCTTAACCAGATCAACCAGTTACAG CGTCTTctcctccagcagcagcagcagcagaaagtTCAAAACCAGAGACCAATGCCAATTGGGCGTCAGACTGAGCCG ACGCGTCCTATCGGGTCATCTTTGCAGCCGCCACGTCACCTGGACCCCTCCCTGCTAAAGCAGGCCCCGCCCCTAAAACCATACGTGGATAACTACTTATCCCATAATACACCAGAGATGCAGAAGGACACTACTGCTCTTGGACCCTTCAGCAACTTCCCTTTAA ACTTGAACTCTAACCTGAATGTATCCCTGGACTTGGGCATCGGTGGTGGTAACGGTAGTGGAGCTTCAAGCTACAAGGAGCCACCCCAGTCCAGACTGAAAAAAATTTGGGCTACTGACCCTCTGGAGCAGAACAGCAAATCTG GTGCTATATCGTCTGGGCTGCATCTGGAGGATTCCTCCTTTTACGATTTCCCTACCACTGGCCCGTCTCCCCTGAGTCCTCCCGGCCAATCAATGGGCTCCGTGGGAGACGGCTGGCCACCCCGTGCCAACTCCCCCCCACCCATTGGAAATACTGTCACCTGGCCcccag AGTTCCGACCCGGAGAGCCTTGGAAAGGTTACCCCAACATTGACCCTGAGACTGACCCTTTTGTGACCCCCGGCAGTGTCATTAACACCCTCTCCATCAACACCGTCCGTGACACCGACCACCTCAGGGACAGGAACAACG GGCCATCCTCATCACTGAACACCACGATGCCTTCTAACAGTGCCTGGTCATCCATTCGTGCCTCCAGCCACAGCGGTTCCCTCACCAGTACAGCACAAAGCACTTCAG CCAGACCAAATGATTCAAAGTGGTCTCCTGGCAACAGTTCTGTGTCCAACTCTTCCCTCGCTCATGAGCTTTGGaaagtccccctccctcccaagGCGATGTCTGTGGCAGCCCCCTCCAGGCCCCCCCCTGGCCTCACCAGTCAGAAAGCCAGCTCCGCCTCCTCCGGCTGGGACGGCTCCACCCTGAGGCTGGGCGGCTGGGGCTCGTCTGAGTCCAGATACACACCTGGTGAGAGAGGAGGGAGCCCCGTGTGCTTTCCAGCTAGCTATAGTCCTGCTGATGGACGGGCTACTGGCGTCTTCAGAG gtTCCAGTTGGTGTGACGGCAGCAGCTCAGGGAGAAGCCAATGGCTTGTTCTGAAAAATCTTACACCTCAG
- the LOC114467831 gene encoding trinucleotide repeat-containing gene 6A protein-like isoform X4, whose translation MAPIRDSVSHSPNQTGLEHSGLDSQYEPSPWSSGSPCSSDGNSNWSKVLVDGSTDQPNHPSPAGSSVWPPPSSSFSCSSSSSSSGCGSGSDPELASECMDADSNSSVGSEKNLAAVAKTTAMMMSANVSSSVSSSPSSLTPAMMVCVSVNGDSNGNGRQMIGSMETVSSPNNVTGSPHLSVAGSNSIGSNNVNNQNKLSTNSSVWGTQPGSNAVSTSGNTPCINGGLNPNTLNPNANHGAWPLNTTPNPVAHGQRPLQKSNIGMASQQGSMLGWGESAAPDNSSIIGDTGVNNGTSSSSKMLGSGSGGPSTNLNNDHNGPNNTIMINTTNTTTNATMTSSAPNSTPSPQLVVDCSWGSIGGNTGVQLANGNPASASQQPQGELGGTGAFGTPWGAAPYPVDKGPSTSDTVNPQISSAAYKSNNNHNNTGASRWDQGPNSNPNQSQSNSSWGSGVTPIPGPAGQTSGNGNQMTMGPPAGIPRPWGSSTSSASSSSSSSSTSSIKMSNGDWESTGPGNNPSDAGSHKGNSANNGWKSLEDDAIGMGGGGGGGGGGSHALGSVSGGWGRSGGSEGSGESSGGRSSTDRDNQKGGHRRKIDNSASLLTSLANVDPRVLSNTGWGQTPVRQNTSWDVSSANKIPRLEERKPSSGGSSWNTAPTASSQSSGGWGGGRSSSTSDTGCSSWGEQRPNSGWDNKVPSNGGGGQSAWDDGSNYRNSSNTWNNKDDRSNTWTNAPKPQQSWGSSSGNESETWGVSGDANRGGASNHWGEPQKGGGSANWDSDSDRSGCWSEPSRTNTSSSNNRWVRSGGSNTPDQSTPSPSSNWGDQVHKPSPASSSQGWGEPIKNNHGSQNWGEPNPNSNEWGKGPESNISRGSQGPKPSGWLGGPIPTAGQKEEASTGWEEPSPESIRRKMEIDDGTSAWGNPGKPVGGSVTNWNKTSSSDQEAINSSQHPSYPTNSSMQPANQEKNSSMWSDTYVQQKESSTWEPAAPPMTVDNGTSAWGKPLDRKSSSSGWEEPNRDSREFSSGWGGQHKSAPGPKPMETWRGDDSSMGNSWDQEEEVEIGMWNNNQQENRSHDQNTWNYKQRGCNKMNKPLKQDEPWMKPFINQFNSMNFPRDSSDDSMKPGAGVAQDKRMDMGSMGDYNGMMGKTPGTRHQLHKESAMDRSSYYDKLSPSVYDSPASAELSSNRSLNLSPSNSAQSVPCLNPGSASSHCSSGTAQQNVNPMLGGSSVAQGRGGPLSQPPPQPNLRNQVPPPILPSQVPPSLLKYPGANGGLNPLFGPQQVAVLNQLSQLNQLSQLNQINQLQRLLLQQQQQQKVQNQRPMPIGRQTEPTRPIGSSLQPPRHLDPSLLKQAPPLKPYVDNYLSHNTPEMQKDTTALGPFSNFPLNLNSNLNVSLDLGIGGGNGSGASSYKEPPQSRLKKIWATDPLEQNSKSGAISSGLHLEDSSFYDFPTTGPSPLSPPGQSMGSVGDGWPPRANSPPPIGNTVTWPPEFRPGEPWKGYPNIDPETDPFVTPGSVINTLSINTVRDTDHLRDRNNGPSSSLNTTMPSNSAWSSIRASSHSGSLTSTAQSTSARPNDSKWSPGNSSVSNSSLAHELWKVPLPPKAMSVAAPSRPPPGLTSQKASSASSGWDGSTLRLGGWGSSESRYTPGSSWCDGSSSGRSQWLVLKNLTPQIDGSTLRTLCMQHGPLITFHLNLPHGNAVVCYSSKDEAAKAQKSLHMCVLGNTTILAEFASEEEINRFFAQGQSLATPSSSWQTIGSSQSRMDQSHPFPSRAPEPNQWNSSDLHSSSLWGGPNYSSSLWGNPGGTDAGRISSPSPISSFLPVDHLTGGGDSM comes from the exons ATGGCTCCCATTCGGGATTCCGTCAGCCACTCCCCTAATCAAACAG GTTTGGAGCATTCTGGTCTGGACTCCCAGTATGAGCCTTCCCCTTGGTCTTCTGGCTCTCCTTGCAGCAGCGATGGAAACAGCAACTGGAGCAAAGTCCTCGTAGACGGAAGCACAGATCAACCCAATCACCCGTCTCCTGCCGGCTCGTCTGTCTGGCCTCCACCTTCCTCTTCATTTtcttgctcctcctcctcctcttcctctggtTGTGGGTCAGGATCAGACCCTGAGTTGGCATCAGAATGCATGGATGCAGATTCTAACTCTTCAGTTGGCTCAGAGAAAAATCTTGCCGCTGTTGCCAAGACAACAGCGATGATGATGTCAGCAAATGTTTCATCCTCTGTGTCTTCTTCCCCTTCTTCTTTGACTCCTGCAATGATGGTTTGCGTTTCTGTGAATGGAGATAGTAATGGCAACGGTCGTCAGATGATCGGAAGCATGGAAACCGTCAGCAGCCCAAATAATGTCACTGGATCCCCACACCTCTCTGTGGCTGGTTCCAACAGTATAGGCAGCAATAATGTGAATAACCAGAACAAGCTTTCCACTAACAGCAGTGTATGGGGTACCCAGCCTGGCAGCAATGCTGTTAGCACTAGTGGAAACACCCCATGCATAAACGGAGGGTTAAACCCAAACACTTTGAACCCAAATGCCAACCATGGTGCCTGGCCACTGAATACAACCCCAAACCCTGTGGCCCATGGCCAGCGGCCTCTACAGAAGTCCAATATAGGCATGGCTTCACAGCAGGGCTCCATGCTGGGCTGGGGTGAATCGGCAGCTCCAGACAACAGCAGTATAATAGGAGACACTGGGGTAAATAATGGTACATCAAGCAGCAGCAAGATGTTAGGAAGCGGCAGTGGCGGGCCGTCTACCAATCTTAACAATGATCACAATGGACCAAATAACACTATCATGATaaatactactaatactactactaacGCCACAATGACCTCTAGTGCACCTAACTCTACCCCTTCACCTCAACTCGTAGTGGATTGTTCTTGGGGATCCATTGGAGGAAATACTGGGGTTCAGCTCGCCAATGGAAACCCTGCCTCAGCCTCTCAGCAACCCCAAGGAGAGTTGGGAGGGACTGGAGCCTTTGGTACGCCTTGGGGAGCAGCTCCCTATCCTGTAGACAAGGGCCCCTCGACTTCAGACACTGTGAACCCCCAAATCTCGAGTGCTGCTTACAAGAGTAATAATAACCACAATAACACTGGGGCTTCACGATGGGACCAGGGTCCCAACAGTAACCCAAACCAGTCTCAAAGCAATTCGTCCTGGGGTTCTGGTGTGACTCCAATTCCAGGCCCTGCAGGCCAAACTTCAGGAAATGGAAACCAAATGACCATGGGCCCTCCAGCTGGGATACCTCGCCCCTGGGGCAGCAGCACATCCTCTGCTTCTTCGTCTTCCTCGTCATCATCCACATCCAGCATCAAGATGTCAAACGGAGACTGGGAGTCAACAGGTCCTGGTAACAACCCTTCAGATGCTGGAAGTCATAAAGGAAACTCTGCCAACAATGGCTGGAAAAGCCTGGAGGATGATGCCATAGGTatgggaggagggggaggaggaggaggaggaggaagccaTGCCTTAGGAAGTGTCAGTGGAGGCTGGGGGCGCTCTGGAGGAAGTGAAGGAAGTGGTGAGAGCTCTGGTGGTAGATCCAGCACAGACAGAGATAACCAAAAAGGAGGACATCGGAGAAAAATTGATAATTCAGCATCACTCTTGACATCTCTGGCCAACGTTGACCCGAGAGTCTTGTCCAACACTGGATGGGGACAGACGCCTGTACGGCAGAACACTTCCTGGGATGTCAGTTCTGCAAACAAGATTCCCAGATTAGAAGAAAGGAAGCCTAGTAGTGGCGGTTCCAGCTGGAACACAGCACCAACTGCTTCCTCCCAATCTTCTGGAG GCTGGGGAGGGGGCCGGAGCAGCTCCACTTCAGATACAGGATGCTCCAGCTGGGGAGAACAAAGACCAAACTCTGGGTGGGACAATAAAGTGCCATCCAATGGGGGAGGTGGGCAAAGTGCCTGGGATGATGGATCCAACTACAGAAATTCCAGTAACACCTGGAACAACAAAGACGACAG ATCCAACACCTGGACCAATGCACCTAAGCCACAGCAGAGCTGGGGTTCCAGTAGTGGAAATGAAAGTGAAACATGGGGTGTCAGTGGAGATGCTAACAGGGGAGGTGCAAGCAACCACTGGGGTGAACCCCAAAAAGGTGGAGGATCGGCGAACTGGGACAGCGACAGCGACCGCTCTGGTTGTTGGAGTGAGCCAAGTCGAACCAACACCAGCAGTAGCAACAACCGATGGGTCAGGAGCGGAGGGTCAAATACTCCAGATCAGAGCACTCCATCCCCCAGCTCCAACTGGGGAGACCAAGTACACAAACCCAGTCCTGCAAGTAGCAGTCAAGGTTGGGGTGAGCCAATAAAGAACAACCACGGATCCCAAAACTGGGGCGAGCCAAATCCGAACTCTAACGAATGGGGGAAAGGTCCTGAATCAAACATATCCAGGGGCAGTCAAGGACCCAAGCCTTCTG GCTGGTTGGGAGGCCCCATACCCACAGCAGGTCAAAAAGAGGAAGCGTCGACGGGATGGGAAGAACCTTCTCCTGAGTCTATCCGTCGAAAGATGGAAATCGATGATGGAACCTCTGCCTGGGGAAATCCCG GCAAACCTGTTGGTGGATCAGTCACCAATTGGAACAAGACTAGTTCATCAGACCAAGAGGCAATAAACTCCTCTCAACACCCGTCCTACCCCACAAACAGCTCCATGCAGCCAGCCAACCAGGAGAAAAACAGTTCAA TGTGGAGTGACACATACGTCCAGCAGAAGGAGTCTTCAACATGGGAGCCTGCTGCTCCTCCTATGACTGTAGACAACGGTACCTCCGCCTGGGGGAAGCCCTTAGACAGaaaaagcagcagcagtggcTGGGAAGAACCCAACAGAGACAGCAGAGAGTTTAGCTCTGGTTGGGGAGGCCAGCACAAGTCGG CTCCAGGTCCTAAACCCATGGAAACGTGGCGTGGCGATGATTCCTCCATGGGCAACAGCTGGGACCAAGAAGAGGAGGTGGAGATAGGCATGTGGAATAACAACCAACAGGAAAACAGATCCCATGACCAGAACACCTGGAACTACAAGCAGAGAGGCTGCAATAAG atgAACAAACCACTTAAACAGGATGAACCCTGGATGAAACCTTTCATCAACCAGTTCAACAGTATGAACTTTCCT AGAGACTCCTCTGATGACTCCATGAAGCCTGGCGCTGGAGTGGCTCAGGACAAACGTATGGACATGGGAAGTATGGGAGACTATAATGGGATGATGGGGAAAACCCCTGGGACTCGACATCAGCTTCACAAGGAGTCTGCCATGGATCGCAGCTCTTATTATGATAAG CTTTCACCCTCTGTTTATGATAGCCCAGCTTCTGCCGAACTTTCCTCCAATCGAAGCTTGAATCTTTCTCCTTCAAACTCTGCTCAGTCTGTCCCCTGTCTCAATCCTGGTTCGGCCTCTTCTCATTGTAGTTCAGGGACCGCTCAGCAG AATGTAAACCCGATGTTGGGTGGCAGCAGCGTAGCACAGGGCCGCGGCGGCCCATTGTCCCAGCCTCCTCCTCAGCCCAATCTTCGTAACCAAGTGCCTCCACCCATTCTGCCCTCTCAG GTCCCTCCATCTCTGCTGAAATACCCTGGAGCTAACGGAGGTCTGAACCCTCTGTTTGGCCCTCAGCAGGTGGCTGTTCTCAACCAACTTTCCCAACTAAACCAGCTGTCACAGCTTAACCAGATCAACCAGTTACAG CGTCTTctcctccagcagcagcagcagcagaaagtTCAAAACCAGAGACCAATGCCAATTGGGCGTCAGACTGAGCCG ACGCGTCCTATCGGGTCATCTTTGCAGCCGCCACGTCACCTGGACCCCTCCCTGCTAAAGCAGGCCCCGCCCCTAAAACCATACGTGGATAACTACTTATCCCATAATACACCAGAGATGCAGAAGGACACTACTGCTCTTGGACCCTTCAGCAACTTCCCTTTAA ACTTGAACTCTAACCTGAATGTATCCCTGGACTTGGGCATCGGTGGTGGTAACGGTAGTGGAGCTTCAAGCTACAAGGAGCCACCCCAGTCCAGACTGAAAAAAATTTGGGCTACTGACCCTCTGGAGCAGAACAGCAAATCTG GTGCTATATCGTCTGGGCTGCATCTGGAGGATTCCTCCTTTTACGATTTCCCTACCACTGGCCCGTCTCCCCTGAGTCCTCCCGGCCAATCAATGGGCTCCGTGGGAGACGGCTGGCCACCCCGTGCCAACTCCCCCCCACCCATTGGAAATACTGTCACCTGGCCcccag AGTTCCGACCCGGAGAGCCTTGGAAAGGTTACCCCAACATTGACCCTGAGACTGACCCTTTTGTGACCCCCGGCAGTGTCATTAACACCCTCTCCATCAACACCGTCCGTGACACCGACCACCTCAGGGACAGGAACAACG GGCCATCCTCATCACTGAACACCACGATGCCTTCTAACAGTGCCTGGTCATCCATTCGTGCCTCCAGCCACAGCGGTTCCCTCACCAGTACAGCACAAAGCACTTCAG CCAGACCAAATGATTCAAAGTGGTCTCCTGGCAACAGTTCTGTGTCCAACTCTTCCCTCGCTCATGAGCTTTGGaaagtccccctccctcccaagGCGATGTCTGTGGCAGCCCCCTCCAGGCCCCCCCCTGGCCTCACCAGTCAGAAAGCCAGCTCCGCCTCCTCCGGCTGGGACGGCTCCACCCTGAGGCTGGGCGGCTGGGGCTCGTCTGAGTCCAGATACACACCTG gtTCCAGTTGGTGTGACGGCAGCAGCTCAGGGAGAAGCCAATGGCTTGTTCTGAAAAATCTTACACCTCAG